The Alnus glutinosa chromosome 3, dhAlnGlut1.1, whole genome shotgun sequence nucleotide sequence CCGTTATGATTTAGTAGAAAATTGATCATAACAAATTAATGTGTGACAATATtgcaaaaaatatattgaaagttgaatacaataaattgagagtttttgaactttgtgGGAGATCAAGATTGTAAAAGTAATGGAAATTCATGAAAGTTAAATGAAATTTGTCCTTAAATCTACCACTTTCTATTATcataagcttttgagataaataataatttactaaaaaCGGAAAGAGAGAACGTACCCAAGATCATGGCCAGTGCAATGGACACAGAGGATGGTATAGCAGGACAAATGAAGGGTCCGACAACTAAGGGAAGAACCAACGTTACAAGATCCAATCCATTTTTTTCTGCAAACTCTAGGGCTATCTTCTCTGTTATAGTCTTGGAAACCAAGTAAGAAGGATTTACAAGCTTGCTATTTCTACAAATATCAAGGTCACTCCACGTATTTTCATCTGTTACACTTAGGCCCTTGTCGTTGTACAATATTGTGGCGGCGCTAGAAGTGTAAATAACTCGTTTCACTGTCTTTGATTTCAGGCACGCCTTTAAGATCCCTAGCATTCCTTCCACGGCCCGTTTGGTCACGGTTTCCTCCCCCTCTTTGCCATGATCGTCATCGTCCATGGGATGGGCAAGGTGAAAGACTCCAACGCAACCTGCGATGGCCGAGTCGAAACTGTCGGGTTGGTTCAGATCAGCATGGAAAATTTGGAGCTTTTTTGATGCCCGAGGTAGGTTTGTGAGGTAGCTGATGTCTCTCTTGCACTCTTGTCACGGTTTGAAATGTCAAAAGCTTATTTATATTCATATGCTTAAAATTAAACACAAATTTTGTAGTATAAATTTGATCCAAAATAGAAGATTAATTGCCCATCTGAACCCTAGAAATTTGCAGATATATATAATGGTtgcaaatttattttcttttagtttttattttcaatttgcaTCGATCAATCATTTTTTGCCGTCCAACCGAACCATCGGCTCTGATCAAGGACGGACCAAAGGGGCTGGGGCCGGGGCCGGGGCCTAGAGAGCCATAGCCCTCAGCCTGCCTTCTCCACACCCcccacccaaaataaaaaaaaaaattgccccttttaaaagaaaaaaaaaaatcaatgaaatccGGCTCTAgagttaattaaattattagttatGTCACTGGCTCCAATAGCACTACTGATCAGGATTTTTATTGATAATAGAGCTCTTTCAATGATGCCAAAATATACTCTACAAGCTAGTTTGAATATATTTGATCTTTTCAAACTATCGTTGTTTGCCGTTGCttattttccataaaaaaataatttcgttgaaaatatttttcgatgaAAAACATTTTGCGTCAAAACAAATGGAACATAAATTGGTGATCCGGTCCATATGCAAAACGAAAATtatcaagttttaaataaataaaagtttatatTATGAGACTTTTTTCCTCATCTTCTTAATATATGGATtcgaaaaatactaaaattacaatttccACTCAACTATTGCACAACCCCGGcccaaggcacattggggtgaGAACAATTGTGTGGACTTCATCCCAATGTGCTTTGGGGTTGTACAATAGTTGGGTGGGGGTTGTACGTGTATCAAAGCCCTATGAATTCAAGTTCAAGTCTGAACAAGATGTAGTCTTATCATGCACACTAGCTAGCTTGAGGTTTTTTGGCATGCAATAAACATCAGATCTTGTTGACATTCTAATATTACGAGAGGCCGAGAGGGCAAAGACGAAGGCGGCGGTCTTATTAACGGTGATAATGGGGGGCCCTCAGCCTCAGGGGAAATTCATTAGATTTGAAACAAGAATCGTAATGATGCATGGTAGAGATAATTGTACGGATCGAAGATCACGCTCGAATTAGATCATGAGTGAGAATGAGATCAACATTGACAAAAGCAATTGTTTCCTTTGACTATTTGATCATGATggcatattaattaattattttcatttcatgaatAGAATGATAAGTGTTTATTTTAACAACGAAGATATAGCCATCGaattaaagaacatatatatcaaTATGCATGAAGGTTTAAGATGCCAAGCCACAATTTGAAGTTGGTTTAGGGTCTAGAATTTTGGTATGATTATTAATTAATCCTTGTTTAGAAATAATTAATGCCAATCATTTGAaggaacaaataaaaaaaaaaaatgggatatGCAAATTGtgaataataatttcaaaaagattTTGAAGAGCATCATGTGTATTCCataacatctttttcttttttgggggaAGGGGGTGTGGAAGATCTCAATTTCCACCAAAAACTCAAGGACAAGTTTCTTTCAAGTTGAGGGTTCTTAACTTCttatataagagaaaaaaaatagtgtcaatttttattgtttgctagtttttcttacttttatgtAATTTTGGATTTTAAGATATACATTAGGATTTTACTTCCTTattttaattggttttttagggtttgttagtttattagAGTAATTTATAGTAATACATTAATTTATTAGGATTTGTTTAGGAATATTTTCACTCACAAAATAAGTCTTTTGAAGCTTGGAATAGGCTTACATGCATAAAACTAAATCAattaatcttttataattaaacaaaagttgTTTTTTCTCATTATCTGCTTGTTTATGGGTTCAGGAAACTCCTCTAACTATATATAACAAGATCTAAATTTATTATGCTTTCTTTTCTACGTCAATATTCCTCTAgctagttctctctctctctctctctctctctctctctctctctctctctctctctctctctctctctctctctatatatatatatatatatatatatatgtgtgtgtgtgtgtgtgtgtgtgtttttttgaaCATAATCTTTGATCATGATCAACATGTAAAAATTACCACTCTAGCTTCTAAATCAATTAGATATCCTTGATGCTCAAGAGTCAAGACGTACGTGCATCAATTTTCATATCGCATAAGCATGTATATAATTAATTTGCCATatataagagagaaaagaatcTTACTTGGGTCGGATCTTACTGTGGCTCGGACGGAGAAACCTTGCTGAAGAAGCCTCATGACCAGCCATGATGCTATATATCCCGTTCCCCCTGTTACACAAACTGTCCCTTTAGCttcttccatctctctctctctctctctctctctctgtgaaagGTTTATCCTAGTTATATATGTTCGTACATACAGCATTGAAACCTGTTTGCAGGCTGCTCTCGTTGGGGGATCATGTGCTCCTTAAATATGCAATTATTTCTCTACTATATATGTAACACGTATCttccacctctctctctctctctctctctctctctctctctctctctctctctctaccaaAAATATGTCACATATAGTGTGCACTATTTACGGGTCTTCTAGcttttaaatttgcatatcatttaattttaacaaCATGTGCACCTaattgtttatttaatgattttgtttttcgtATGACACGCGAGTCATGACGTTTACGATACCAAACCATATGCACATGACGTACGTATGATATTTAAATGTGAATTTATTCCTGCAAACCTATTAATTGCGTTTTGTTATTTTGTGCGTTGGTCAAGTTGGATCATGCATCTAGCTAGCTTTGAAATATGCATTACAGCTAGCTAcatatatattgacattatatttatatataggaaaaaaaaaatacatttacatGCGCGCACCTCCCTCCACCAataaatttgtaatgtttttccgaattttcaatttttgtaattAATATTGTTCTCTCAACTATtggttgtatttttatttttattttttaacgaaatcattgagtatttcattgatcaatgATCATGagtataaagttttttttttttcacaaagtataaaactttgcaaaatcatagccacatactatgaggttacatagtcatagatacaaataaaatttttacaataaagtgttatctatgactttcatcttccgctaactcgtgtacaaaaatagttaaagagcaggtTTACTCCtagcagactagatctaagacaaggatagccaaatatcctaaataaatttatttaaaccggccgtgagagataacccatcACACCGAATTATTCAGGCCGTAAGAGATAACCCATCACACCTGACTAGTCTCCATCCTATAAATCGCCCATGATGACAGatctaagagaaaaaaaaaaaaaaaaaaaaaaaaaaaaaaaaacaacaacaacaacaacggcAAAGGATGAGATGAACGACACATCACGAAAGTAGAGGGACGGATGCATAGCGAAGAGACCAAAATTACTGATCTGGTCAGAAAACacctacaaataaaagaaaaaatcagaatGGGATGGGGAAGGTAAGAGTGGAGAGTAGAAAGGGAAAGGGAGATGAGGAGAGAACAAATTTGTTCCCTCCTCCTTTTAGATCTGTTTTCTGAGGAGTGAAGTTTAGGGCCGGCTTCTCCTTTCAATAGGTGTCGGCTCGATTTTGTGACCAAACTAAACTACGATCTTCCCTCAACTACGGGTTGTATTAATGTATCTCTTTGgcgaaaaagaaaatgaaaaaaatattcataataAAACATTTACCAAGAAGATAAAAAGATACTTATcattatatattgtatttgtATGCAGCATATGTATCATTATATAAATTCTTATTGTTATATAATAATGTAAATTTACCGCAAGGTAataattcatttatatatatatatatatatatatatatatatatatatatatatatatatatatatatatatataaatctttgaattttattCAACCCAATATGAAAGCTAAAGCATAAACTCTAAAAATGAATAAGAGGTTAGCTAACACTACGACTTGAAGCACAAGTAATTAAATTGctcaaaaattataatattacgGATACCCCCAAtaatttcttcaattcataTCCTATTCATTATTTGTTGTACTGTTGTCTTCACAAGACTTGTAATTAATGCATAATTTGCAACTCATCAAGTATGACTAATTTGTCAACTTTGTTGAGTAGACAGCAAGGTAATAATTACTTGTGCTAGTGTCTTATGAAGCTATCCCTTTCAACAATCATTAATTGTAAAGTAAACGGGATAATatatttccattaaaaaaaattaaaaatagaaaaaggaaaacggGATGATAATATAAGATGACCTTATGGCCGGGATTCTTTATTGTTATAACGTAGGGAAATGCTAGAATTACAATAAATACATTATAAGTGCAcaattttaactttaaaaaaaaaaaaaaaaaaaaaaaaaaaaaaaaaaagtgcacaACTTTAAGGTATATTATGAAGACCTACATGTGTGGATTTCACCCTAACGTGCCTTAGAATTGTATATTTGTAATGTATTTATAGTGCATGTATCATTACCTTATAACGTATCCTTTTCATCAAGTGACGTCGTGGCATGAATTAAACATTGGCATTTCCTTTGTTGAGGACCACATAAGGTGGCCAATT carries:
- the LOC133862482 gene encoding vestitone reductase isoform X2, encoding MEEAKGTVCVTGGTGYIASWLVMRLLQQGFSVRATVRSDPSCVGVFHLAHPMDDDDHGKEGEETVTKRAVEGMLGILKACLKSKTVKRVIYTSSAATILYNDKGLSVTDENTWSDLDICRNSKLVNPSYLVSKTITEKIALEFAEKNGLDLVTLVLPLVVGPFICPAIPSSVSIALAMILGEENRYEYLIYSYMVHIEDLASAYIFLLEYPNAKGRYICSSHEITIHQMHEFLSSRYPEFQVPKIDQFKEFRSYRCSSLSSMKLLDSGFEFKYSVDEMFDGAIQCCKEKGFL
- the LOC133862482 gene encoding vestitone reductase isoform X4 — its product is MEEAKGTVCVTGGTGYIASWLVMRLLQQGFSVRATVRSDPKCKRDISYLTNLPRASKKLQIFHADLNQPDSFDSAIAGCVGVFHLAHPMDDDDHGKEGEETVTKRAVEGMLGILKACLKSKTVKRVIYTSSAATILYNDKGLSVTDENTWSDLDICRNSKLVNPSYLVSKTITEKIALEFAEKNGLDLVTLVLPLVVGPFICPAIPSSVSIALAMILDICR
- the LOC133862482 gene encoding vestitone reductase isoform X1, with the protein product MEEAKGTVCVTGGTGYIASWLVMRLLQQGFSVRATVRSDPKCKRDISYLTNLPRASKKLQIFHADLNQPDSFDSAIAGCVGVFHLAHPMDDDDHGKEGEETVTKRAVEGMLGILKACLKSKTVKRVIYTSSAATILYNDKGLSVTDENTWSDLDICRNSKLVNPSYLVSKTITEKIALEFAEKNGLDLVTLVLPLVVGPFICPAIPSSVSIALAMILGEENRYEYLIYSYMVHIEDLASAYIFLLEYPNAKGRYICSSHEITIHQMHEFLSSRYPEFQVPKIDQFKEFRSYRCSSLSSMKLLDSGFEFKYSVDEMFDGAIQCCKEKGFL
- the LOC133862482 gene encoding vestitone reductase isoform X3, translating into MEEAKGTVCVTGGTGYIASWLVMRLLQQGFSVRATVRSDPKCKRDISYLTNLPRASKKLQIFHADLNQPDSFDSAIAGCVGVFHLAHPMDDDDHGKEGEETVTKRAVEGMLGILKACLKSKTVKRVIYTSSAATILYNDKGLSVTDENTWSDLDICRNSKLVNPSYLVSKTITEKIALEFAEKNGLDLVTLVLPLVVGPFICPAIPSSVSIALAMILASSKSLEATGAQACHR